One part of the Mycosarcoma maydis chromosome 18, whole genome shotgun sequence genome encodes these proteins:
- a CDS encoding uncharacterized protein (related to EXG1 - exo-beta-1,3-glucanase), producing MKLTSLLAAALLMGSALGGAITNGDAIPAHVATVPEADTVKIPITTANSRGASDVKPKLVATMILDKVSDVLTFSPASSLGGLKRHRRRIHQQASSLAQRALPALRWPYNSSKRKVRGVSLGGWLVVEHFITPSIYASTGNDKIIDEWTFGSLQPRDQAVSILQKHLNSFVSEDDIRQIAAAGLNHVRIPIGYWAFEVSPGEPFLKLNQWDLLKQAALWCSKYNLKVLVDLHAAPGNQNGFDHGGRRGVSTWAGNATNIQRTIDILQTMSREFSKSKYANSVTALELLNEPVTDKDVVLDFYQRAYQVVRYPNGPSAAESPLLVAISDEFVSPAYSTYWDDKLRPPTYEGVALDTHIYTIFDDKSLRLSSKDRINYYCSLKPKWAAANKIHYQLLGEWTPAFTDCAQGINGRGRNSRYDGSFKGSQGKINSCYGRSGSASTFTTNYKNLLARMWEAQVDANEGGIGWLMWTWKTEPGAAEDWSYQKGLEYGWIPKDPTQRPQGVRC from the coding sequence ATGAAGTTGACCTCGCTCCTCGCCGCAGCCCTCTTGATGGGCTCGGCACTTGGCGGTGCCATCACCAACGGCGACGCGATTCCTGCACATGTGGCTACTGTTCCTGAAGCCGACACGGTCAAGATCCCCATTACCACCGCCAATTCTCGCGGCGCTTCGGACGTTAAACCGAAACTCGTCGCTACCATGATCCTCGACAAGGTCAGCGACGTTCTCACCTTTTCGCCCGCGTCCTCTCTCGGCGGTCTCAAGCGTCACCGCCGACGTATTCACCAACAAGCATCATCGCTCGCCCAACGAGCGCTGCCGGCGCTTCGCTGGCCATAcaacagctcgaagcgcaaagTGCGCGGTGTATCGCTCGGAGGTTGGCTGGTGGTCGAACACTTTATTACACCGAGTATCTACGCGTCCACGGGAAACGAcaagatcatcgacgagTGGACGTTTGGTTCGCTCCAACCGCGCGATCAGGCGGTCAGCATTCTGCAGAAACACCTCAATTCGTTTGTCAGCGAAGACGACATTCGACAGATCGCGGCTGCTGGTCTGAACCACGTTCGTATCCCGATTGGTTACTGGGCGTTTGAGGTGTCGCCGGGAGAACCGTTCCTCAAGTTGAACCAGTGGGATCTGCTCAAACAGGCCGCACTATGGTGTTCAAAATACAACCTCAaggtgctcgtcgatcttcaTGCGGCTCCAGGTAACCAGAACGGTTTCGACCATGGTGGACGTCGTGGTGTTAGCACTTGGGCTGGTAACGCTACCAACATTCAACGTACCATCGATATCTTGCAGACCATGTCCAGGGAGTTTTCCAAGTCGAAATACGCCAATTCCGTCACTGCGTTGGAGCTGCTCAATGAGCCCGTCACGGATAAGGATGTGGTGCTCGATTTTTATCAAAGGGCATACCAGGTGGTTCGGTATCCCAACGGTCCAAGTGCTGCCGAGTCTCCGCTGCTGGTTGCCATCAGCGATGAATTCGTCTCGCCCGCTTACTCCACCTATTGGGACGACAAGCTGCGTCCGCCTACCTACGAAGGCGTAGCGCTCGACACGCACATCTACACCATCTTTGACGACAAGTCGCTTCGGCTCTCGAGCAAAGACCGTATCAACTACTACTGTTCGCTCAAACCGAAATGGGCCGCAGCCAACAAGATCCACTACCAACTACTGGGAGAATGGACCCCAGCCTTCACCGACTGTGCCCAAGGCATCAACGGTCGAGGCCGAAACAGCCGATACGACGGAAGTTTCAAGGGCAGTCAAGGCAAGATCAACAGCTGTTACGGTCGAAGTGGTAGCGCGTCCACCTTTACCACCAACTACAAAAACCTTCTCGCCAGAATGTGGGAGGCCCAGGTAGACGCCAACGAAGGCGGCATAGGTTGGTTGATGTGGACCTGGAAAACAGAGCCAGGCGCAGCCGAGGATTGGAGCTACCAAAAGGGTCTCGAATACGGATGGATTCCAAAAGACCCTACTCAAAGGCCCCAAGGTGTCCGATGCTGA